One segment of Neisseria mucosa DNA contains the following:
- a CDS encoding acyltransferase: MQKRILTRILRVWGGMLPPSYCKPFGRIAQKFRAALAACISPNIGKNVNIEKGGYVFPDTVIGDNSGIGVNCEICHGLTLGKNVMMGPECLFYSTNHKFNPETRRFEGYTDIRPIVIEDDVWIGRRAIIMGGVTIGKGAVIGAGSVVTKDVPPYCVAAGNPAVVKKKLLDEQELTAE, encoded by the coding sequence ATGCAAAAAAGGATATTGACGCGCATTTTGCGTGTCTGGGGAGGAATGTTGCCTCCGTCTTATTGCAAACCCTTCGGCCGGATTGCGCAAAAATTCCGCGCCGCTTTGGCTGCGTGCATTTCCCCAAACATCGGCAAAAACGTCAATATTGAAAAAGGCGGATATGTTTTTCCGGATACGGTAATCGGCGACAATTCGGGTATCGGCGTCAATTGCGAAATCTGCCACGGCCTGACCCTCGGCAAGAACGTGATGATGGGGCCGGAATGCCTGTTTTATTCGACCAACCACAAATTCAACCCTGAAACCCGCCGCTTTGAAGGCTATACGGACATTCGCCCGATTGTGATTGAAGACGATGTTTGGATCGGCCGGCGTGCGATTATCATGGGCGGCGTTACCATCGGCAAGGGTGCGGTAATCGGCGCAGGTTCGGTGGTTACCAAAGATGTGCCGCCTTATTGCGTGGCCGCGGGTAATCCTGCGGTTGTGAAGAAAAAACTGCTGGATGAGCAAGAACTCACAGCTGAATAG
- a CDS encoding amino acid ABC transporter substrate-binding protein, which yields MQLNAKFKALLASAAIAVGLTACGGGSGDAQSSQSSGAATVAAIKEKGVIRIGVFGDKPPFGYVDANGKNQGFDVEIAKDLAKDLLGSPDKVEFVLTEAANRVEYVRSGKVDLILANFTKTPERAEAVDFADPYMKVALGVVSSKDKPITDVAQLKDQTLLVNKGTTADAFFTKSHPEVKLLKFDQNTETFDALKDGRGVALAHDNALLWAWAKENPNFEVAIGNLGPAEFIAPAVQKGNTDLLNWVNGEIAAMKKDGRLKAAYEKTLLPVYGEKVKPEELLAE from the coding sequence ATGCAATTGAATGCCAAATTCAAAGCCCTCCTCGCCTCCGCCGCCATCGCCGTCGGCCTGACTGCCTGCGGAGGCGGCTCCGGTGATGCCCAATCTTCACAAAGCAGCGGCGCGGCAACCGTTGCCGCCATCAAAGAAAAAGGCGTTATCCGTATCGGCGTATTCGGCGACAAACCTCCGTTCGGCTATGTTGACGCCAACGGCAAAAACCAAGGCTTTGACGTTGAAATCGCCAAAGACCTGGCCAAAGACCTGCTCGGCAGCCCCGACAAAGTCGAATTCGTCCTGACCGAGGCCGCAAACCGCGTCGAATACGTCCGTTCCGGCAAAGTCGACCTCATCCTCGCCAACTTCACCAAAACACCCGAACGCGCCGAAGCCGTCGATTTCGCCGATCCTTACATGAAAGTGGCCTTGGGCGTGGTTTCCTCCAAAGACAAACCGATTACCGACGTTGCACAATTGAAAGACCAAACCCTGCTGGTCAACAAAGGCACCACCGCCGACGCCTTCTTCACCAAAAGCCATCCTGAAGTCAAACTGCTGAAATTCGACCAAAATACCGAAACCTTCGACGCACTGAAAGACGGCCGCGGCGTAGCACTCGCCCACGACAACGCCCTGCTGTGGGCATGGGCAAAAGAAAACCCGAATTTTGAAGTCGCCATCGGCAACCTCGGCCCTGCCGAATTCATCGCCCCGGCTGTTCAAAAAGGCAACACCGACCTCCTGAACTGGGTCAACGGCGAAATCGCCGCCATGAAAAAAGACGGCCGTCTGAAAGCCGCCTATGAAAAAACCCTCTTGCCCGTGTATGGCGAGAAAGTCAAACCGGAAGAATTGTTGGCGGAATAA
- the rpmE gene encoding 50S ribosomal protein L31 has product MKQGIHPNYHEINVTCSCGNKFVTKSAMEKDSFNVEVCSLCHPFYTGTQKIVDTTGRVDKFNNKFGNLFKR; this is encoded by the coding sequence ATGAAACAAGGTATTCACCCGAACTACCACGAAATCAACGTTACCTGCTCTTGCGGCAACAAATTCGTAACCAAATCCGCAATGGAAAAAGACAGCTTCAACGTTGAGGTTTGCTCTCTGTGCCACCCTTTCTACACCGGTACTCAAAAAATCGTCGACACTACCGGTCGCGTGGACAAATTCAACAACAAATTCGGCAACCTGTTCAAACGCTAA
- a CDS encoding ArnT family glycosyltransferase has translation MLTYTPPDPRRPQKTHEKPWLLLLMAFAWLWPGVFSHDLWNPAEPSLFTASESMKNGGSLLVAQIFGQPDFTISPAFLWAATAFQTLFSPWAADAYDAARFAGVVFTAVGLTACGFAGFNFLGRHHGRSVVLILIGSIGLLPIAHFLNPMSAAFAAFGLILCGFSLARRRVIIAILLLCGGWVSLSLSSGYLLTAAMMFLALALSFHSTWQSKRYLLTLIGAIVVSLPLLILYPLVLSRTHPEWFDIWFNHYSLGVFGGFHQIQTAFNLPYYLKNLLWFALPAWPLAAWTLSRTRIHDKNWGILSLSWLVIMTALLAINPQRLQDNLVWLLPPLALLGAAQLDGLRRGAAAFINWFGIMAFGLIAVFLWLGFFAMNYGWPAKLAERAAYFSPYYIPDIDPIPMAVALLFTPLWLWAITRKNIRGRQAVTNWASGVTLAWALLMTLFLPWLNAAKSHAPVVHQMEAALSAELKQKLSDGLECINIDGQDQRTRIAWTQYSRIKTTTDNPTCRYHLIRQAANIGAPSGWQTLWQGARPRNKAETFLLLEKTAAQ, from the coding sequence ATGCTGACTTACACACCGCCCGATCCGCGCCGCCCCCAAAAAACCCATGAAAAACCGTGGCTCTTACTGCTGATGGCCTTTGCCTGGCTGTGGCCGGGCGTGTTCTCGCATGACTTGTGGAACCCTGCCGAACCCTCCCTCTTTACCGCCTCCGAATCCATGAAAAACGGCGGCAGCCTGCTGGTTGCACAAATCTTCGGCCAACCCGACTTTACCATCTCCCCGGCTTTTTTGTGGGCGGCAACCGCATTCCAAACCCTGTTTTCGCCTTGGGCGGCCGATGCCTATGATGCCGCACGTTTTGCCGGCGTGGTATTCACCGCCGTCGGACTGACCGCCTGCGGTTTTGCCGGTTTCAACTTTCTCGGCAGACACCACGGCCGCAGCGTTGTCTTAATCCTCATCGGCAGCATCGGTTTGCTGCCCATCGCCCACTTCCTCAATCCTATGTCGGCTGCTTTTGCCGCATTTGGATTGATTCTGTGCGGCTTTTCACTGGCACGCCGCCGCGTCATTATTGCCATTTTGCTGTTGTGCGGCGGCTGGGTTTCACTCTCCCTTTCCTCAGGCTATCTGCTGACCGCGGCCATGATGTTTTTGGCACTTGCCCTGTCGTTCCATTCCACTTGGCAGAGCAAACGCTATCTGCTGACCCTGATTGGCGCCATCGTCGTTTCCCTGCCCCTGCTGATTCTGTATCCGCTGGTTTTATCCAGAACCCATCCCGAATGGTTTGATATTTGGTTCAACCATTATTCCTTAGGCGTATTCGGCGGCTTCCATCAAATTCAGACGGCCTTCAACCTGCCCTATTATCTGAAAAACCTGCTGTGGTTTGCCCTGCCTGCTTGGCCGCTGGCGGCATGGACGCTCAGCCGCACGCGTATCCACGATAAAAACTGGGGCATTCTGAGCCTGTCGTGGCTGGTTATCATGACAGCCCTGCTCGCCATCAACCCGCAACGCCTGCAAGACAACCTCGTTTGGCTGCTGCCGCCGCTCGCCCTGCTCGGCGCAGCACAACTGGACGGCCTGCGTCGCGGCGCGGCGGCATTTATCAACTGGTTCGGCATCATGGCATTCGGTTTGATTGCCGTCTTCCTGTGGCTGGGTTTCTTCGCCATGAACTACGGCTGGCCCGCCAAACTGGCCGAACGCGCCGCCTATTTCAGCCCGTATTATATCCCCGACATCGACCCGATTCCGATGGCCGTCGCCCTGCTGTTTACCCCGTTGTGGCTCTGGGCGATTACGCGTAAAAACATCCGCGGCCGCCAAGCCGTCACCAACTGGGCATCCGGCGTTACCTTGGCTTGGGCTTTGCTGATGACCCTGTTTTTACCGTGGCTCAACGCCGCCAAAAGCCATGCGCCGGTTGTACACCAAATGGAAGCCGCGCTTTCTGCCGAATTGAAACAGAAACTTTCAGACGGCCTCGAATGTATCAATATCGACGGCCAAGACCAGCGCACACGCATCGCGTGGACACAATACAGCCGTATTAAAACCACGACCGACAACCCGACCTGCCGCTACCACCTCATCCGCCAAGCCGCCAACATCGGCGCACCTTCAGGTTGGCAAACCTTGTGGCAAGGCGCAAGACCGCGCAACAAAGCCGAAACTTTCCTATTGCTGGAAAAAACTGCGGCGCAGTAA
- a CDS encoding four-helix bundle copper-binding protein, translated as MNRRQFIGSAAAVSLTAAASFARAHDHAGHAHHTGHAGHAHSAPRAYEAARKAAAHCVEAGQICLAHCIALLSEGDTSMKDCAAGVNQMLALCGTLQNLAAQNSRLTPSLAKVCIEACKQCSAACKEHAGHHAECKACYESCLACIKECEKIAA; from the coding sequence ATGAACCGTCGTCAATTTATCGGCAGCGCTGCTGCTGTTTCCCTCACCGCCGCCGCTTCTTTCGCCCGCGCTCACGACCATGCCGGCCATGCACACCATACCGGTCATGCTGGTCACGCGCATTCTGCACCGCGCGCCTACGAAGCTGCGCGCAAAGCCGCCGCACATTGCGTTGAAGCCGGTCAAATCTGTTTGGCACACTGCATTGCCCTGTTGAGCGAAGGCGATACCTCCATGAAAGACTGCGCAGCCGGCGTCAATCAAATGCTGGCACTGTGCGGCACCTTGCAGAACCTCGCCGCCCAAAATTCACGCCTGACTCCGTCTTTGGCAAAAGTGTGCATCGAAGCCTGCAAACAATGTTCTGCCGCCTGCAAAGAACACGCCGGCCACCACGCTGAATGCAAAGCCTGCTACGAATCTTGCTTGGCTTGCATTAAAGAATGCGAAAAAATTGCCGCTTAA